The sequence AGAAATAGTACATACAATGAAGGCATTGTATACAAAACAGAGGGGATAGCCCCTGTGAGTGAGTTTTGAGACAAGTAAAGGGAAGACAAATTAGTAAGTCTACTTATTTCCGATGGGATTGACCCTTTCAAGTGGTTTCCTGATATATCTATTCTAATGAGTTTGGTAATATTTGTTAGTGAAATTGGGAACTTGCCttcaaaattgttatttaaaaggAGTAATTTTTCTAGTTGTGTAAGATTTCCCAGTGAAGATGGTACTCTCCCAGAGAAAAGGTTATAGCTAAGATCTAAAGAAGTGAGTTTTGCAAGATTTCCTAATGTGGATGGAAGCTGACCAGAGAAAAGGCTATTGCGAAGATCTAAAGAAGTGAGTTTTGCAAGATTTCCTAATGTGGATGGAAGCTGACCATGAAAATTGCTCTCAAAGAGAGGAAGATAAGTAAGCTGTGATAGGTTCCCAATAGAAGGGGGAATTTCCCCTGAAAATTTACTATGACCAAGATCCAAATAATTCAAGGAGTTGAGATTACCGATTGAATCGGGCAGTTTCCCAGAAAAATTTGTGGAGCCAAGATCCAAATGGCTTAAGGATTTAAGGTTGCCGATTGAATTGGGCAATTCCCCAGAAAAATTTGCCCAAGAAAGATCCAAATGGCTCAAGGATTTAAGGTTGCCGATTGAATTGGGCAATtccccaaaaaaatttgttctagAAAGATCCAAATAGCTCAAGGATTTAAGGTTGCAGATTGATTTGGGCAATTCCCCATGAAAATTTGTACTAGAAAGATCCAAATGACTCAAGGATTTAAGGTTGCCGATTGAATTGGGCAATACCCCAAGAAAAATTGCCCGAGAAAGATCCAAATGGCTCAAGGATTCAAGGTTGCCGATTGATTTGGGTAATTCCCTGGAAAAATAGGTTTGAGAAAGATCCAAAAAGTTCAAGGACTTAAGGTTCCCGATTGCATCGAGCAATTCCCCAGAAAAATTCGTGGAGGAAAGACGCAATTGCTTTAGGGAACTACCAGATTGAAAATTGGGAAGAAAACCAGTGAGAATGTAGTTACCTGACACATCAATGGCTTGTATCTTGGGCAATAGGAAAATAGTTGAGGGAAATTCGCCAAGCAAATTGCAGTAACGTAGAGAAAGAGAAGTCAAGGAAGACAAATTTGCAAGGGATTGAGGCAGTGACGATGAGATGTTCACATAGTCTAGATGAAGTTCTCTCAAATATGTCACGTTCTGGACAAATGCTTCCAGATCATTTCTTCTGAccttcaaatatttataatcataACCAGCAGCAACAAAGTAttgaaaataattgaaagaGAGATCAAGTGAGACCAAATTGGAGAGCCATGAAATTTCTGACGGGATTCGGCCATGTAAGAAGGACCAAGAGAGGTTAAGATGGGTCAACCTCACAAGTTGCCCAAACTCAGATGGAATTGTGGTGGAGGAAGAGAAGTTGTTGAGGGCAAGGTTGAGTTTTCGAAGATGGCGCAACCTGAAGAGGCTGCTGTTAGACTTGAGAGGCCCACAAAGCCAGCTGTTGCTGAGGTCTAAGCCAATGACGTGGCCGTTGTGTGCATCGCATGTGACCCCATCCCAGCTGGAACAACAATCACTATCTGCCTTCCAAGACTTCATCTTTGGATATGAAACACCATAGTAATCATCAGGATAGGTTCTCTTTTCCACAAATTCTTGTCTTAGTTGAAGCAAAGCAGAGCTCTGGTCAGGGAGGCAACGTTGTTGAGAGGAAGTATTAGAAGTGGTTTGAGAATGTGAAGTGAAGAACAAACAAAAGGCAATAAGGAATAAGGGCAGGTATTGATTCATTTTCCACATGTTTTCAGCAGAGGAAGTAAATGGAAAATTGGGTGGCTTAAGTGTTATGGGCAGATAAAGAACTAATGATATGTGAGGATatttatacacacaaaaaattgaaaggactaagggtgcgtttgtttcaacAGTAAAGCAAttctggaaaatgttttcaggaaaagaaaatattttcgggaaaagaaaatatttttaggtgtttggtaacattttaaaaaatattttggaaaatattttctggtgtttggttgtcatcttgaaaatattatagaaaatgcattttgtatttgttgctcacattttctcacattttctcggcttccaaacaaatatcatgaacaacaaaacccaaaacaaaaaaaaactcatcaaattctTACGATACAgctcaacaaaacccaaaaataaaaaaatctcatcatcaatttttctctaacaaatcaacaaaacccaaatcggTGATCTACGAAGaacgaagacagagagagagagaggcgactggcgatggcgaaggggaGATCGTGCCGGTGCGGCGCGGCgaaggcgaaggcgagatcgtgatcggcgatggcgaaggcgagatcgtgATCGGCGATGGCGACTGGGTTCGACGAAGAGAAAGgcgaaggcgcgatctcgccggGACTGGGTTCGACGAAGAGAGAAGCGACGGCGCGACTCGCCGGCGCGGGTTGGGGCGCGACTCGCCGGCGCGGGTTGGGGCGTGACTCGCATTCTCTagtctctcttcgtgctctctctctctctctctctctctctcttcgtgctctgtctctcaattttctggaaaattcccatttgaaggtaaaatacaagTGGAAACGAATTTCCGGGTCAGAGGCCTAAGTTTTACAGTCAACTGTTCttattttccgtttgaccataTTTTCAGCACCTGCCAAACACCCGAAAACGCGGAAAACCATTTCCTGAAACCGTTtaccgtcgaaacaaacgcagcctaaggtAATtggatatttatattattttttgtggtttAAATCGAATTGGATTTCAAGggctttaaatatatatatatatatatatatatatatatatatatatatatatatatatatatatatatatatatgataaatggGGCTTTAAATATATTGATTTGAAAGGCCTGAAATAATTGAATCTATGAGTATTGACTGGAATTGCTTTCTATACACGGTTGTGAAGTTGTTCATCTGACAAATGTTACTAATATCAAATATGACCAGCTTTTGAGTGATAAACATTAATAAATGTTACTAATatacattaaataaaaaaataaaaaataaaaactctttccTCGTAACTCTACAAATTTAGTAATTGAAGGGGTTTGCAATATTAGagtcaggattttttttttttttttggcaataaaacgtcttaaaaattttgaaagccATACTTCTTCAATTATCTgtttcaaatatgatttttattttgtcaagtgttttatacttttatagctcatttagcacttttatgtaagttttaattttatagtttgcTCACTTCTTCATGATTTTTTCCAATAAGAGGTCTTAAACTTTAAAAGCCGTACTTTTAAACacaattatttattgaaaacatgtttttttattggttgtcaagagttttataactcaattgaCACTTTTTTGTATTAGAAGACTcctcacaaattttttaattgggaCATGCTAATGGGTGTCCTTAAGGTaatggttaacaattcattttaggaaagttttgacaccacttttatgtgaaatggaaaaagttgtcaaaacattaattttttttttttttatcttttcccataaaaattttctttaaatggattattaaccattaCCCTAAGGGCATCTGTTaacatttccttttttaattGCAGGTTGCTCACTTTTTCAAGATCATATTAGAGCATAATCCTTTCATATCTGGTTCTAAGGTATTTTAAggatttcaaattaatttgcatgttattataagatgcattaccaaagcatgtaataaataaatattttagatGTATTTGTGTATAAGCACATGTTTACACACTAGTTGATTATAGCTTAAGCTTACAACCTTACTCactatcattaatatttttacatattttaaaaatctaatcgttagattgtatgttctttacactcttaatacacatgtcaaattttgtgccaattaGATATAATTTACTATAAGATCTaatagattatattttatgtataattttaaactacaaaaacttgcaatttaaaatttttattaatgatatagttattaatctttaattttttagaaattttgcaagcatggaggatatatgaaaaaaaaaatgtaatccaatggtggatttgttaaaattcacctttaataaaaagatattgagtaaggttgtgtTGTAGCTTTAGgttataacaaattttgtaactaaactttgtccttaacAGAATAGGAAGTTTCTTCTTATTAGTCTTTCTCTAATCCCATCAGTAATttcatttaaaaggaataaataGTGAGTGTAAGAAGATAATATTAACATGAGAATTAATCTCCCTTTCCCCTCTCGCTTAGGACCAAAACTTACTTATCTGTAAATATTGGAACCAATAGTAAAGTGTGTATAATAAGTAGATAATATTGGAAGTATTATGAACAACACTACACAAAAATAATGTAGTTTTTTGGTCATCATCTAAAATCAGTCAAATGCTATCTCTGTCTAAAATTTTGGCAGACAATAACTTTTCCAACAAAGTCTTCTAGACAAAAGTTTTGAAGATGTGACATGACCCCACTTAATTTTCTTGGAAACTTCTTCCCATATCAATTGAATTtgctaacaaaaatattaacaaataataaaataatagaagagATTTTACTAATAAATTCCTTTATGACATTTATTAAtcaactatttttaaaaaaaaatttatgaaaaaaataaaaatataactgatttttttgtttttttacgttgtttcaatttctcataatttattttctaaaataattgattaatgaatgctaaaaaaaaaaccgttaAAAGGGATCATAATATAAGTTACATTGTATACAATATCACGTTATGAAAGCTAGGTTGACTAGCTTTTCTTCTACCTCTCAAGGACAATAATATGCCTTTATAGTCACTTTCAAtcaatttattaaaatgttGCGTCGATTAGCTTTTATAGTCAAAGTCTCCTAGACAAAAGTGAAGAGGATGTAATTTTCTAACCCTAATTTTGGTTCCTTTGACTGGTCGTCCACTAGTTGTAAAACATATAACACACTCTGAGCATTAGGTACAAAGATACTGTAGTATAGGTTCAAATCTagtatcttaaaaaaaaaaaaaaaataccatgttATAACCGTAATATTGAGAGATTAAACgataataaaagataaaaaaggaCTTCAAGATTTATAGTTTCGAAAAATTCATGCCACCGTTCACCATAATTAACTTCATTGACATGATGGTGGGagattcttttatatatatttctgtTTATGAACATTTATGTGGGAGGTGCTCTAGGCTCCTTATAGACATTTAGGGATCATTTGGTATGGTAGTTTAagcaatattttttagtttttaaacaacattacacatatttttatatattttttcatccaaacgtatttctaaaaaatacaaacaacattaccaaacggccTTTTATCTTTTTGGAACTACAGTGAGTCTATTCAGTctagaaaacaaaataagttACAAAATAAGTTGTAGTTGagttcaattaatttttacccAGTACACTATCATACAATCACATACTAACCCAACATTCTTTTTTAAACTAGAAAATGCCGTATGGTGTTTTATAATAAGTTTTGATagaattaaattctaaaaaataataaccgGTTATGAATTATATATCTATAATTCTCTTACTCTTATCTAATTCatattaactatttttttaagaagaatatATTAACTATTCTATaaatactttctcaaaaaagaaaaaaactattctataaataagtttttttactCTGGCTTGTGCGATTCAATTGTCATCAATGGTTCTTATACAAGATTTAATAATTATATCTTATTATTTAGCTTGCTTTCATATTCTATCAATATTTCATGATGGAAGGTCACTTAAGGTTATCTATCTATAATCatcaatataataaaagtttaaaactcATGGTTATTATAAGTAGATATCTCACctaattgtttttcattattactttttatttttatagatataatagcatttaaatttatagtattcgctttatgataatttttttctatcATCAAGTCAAGATACTAATTAGTTTTGATGTAAGTGGAATTTGAACCACAAATCTATTATTCGCTTGACAAGAAATTTTACCTGTTGAGTTAATTAGATCCCACACTCTTAACTATTTCTAAGGTatacttatttttataatagttttACAATTGAATTTGATTAACAGTTCTTGATACacaatttttgttcaatttatgAAACATTTAGAgatattatctttatatatatatatatatatattccataaATTCATGATTAAAATCGTGCCATGCacgctgaattttttttttttccaatgcaGTGAACTAGAATTCAATTCATAAAGATAGAGAGAACGTGAATAACACTGCACAAAAGTAGTCATTTTGATTACTAGTATGAGAAGATAATAGTAGAACAATGAACCAACGTGTATAACACtgcaaaaaagtaattcaaaacaaagtttGATAGTCAATTATGCCCAAATTGATTACTACCTTGCATTTTCCTTTTCCACTTTCTATCTTTAAAGTATTTCAATGCATTCATTCATTGTGGTCGACAGACTAGCTTTTCTAATCAAAGTCTGAAATGTGAAAaccatttattctttttaatttacaCGTGAATCTTGTAGTCAAAAAgcttccctttttttctttttttttcttctctaaatcGAAAAATTGTAAACCTATCTCCATCTAAAATTTCAGTGCCTTAGTTTTGGACCTTTTGGCAGACAATATATTGACTATAAAGATCATAATGCATGACTAACGTTTCTAACAAAGTCTTCTTGACAAAAGTTTTGAGGATGTAATGTGAACTCGCTTAAATTTCTTGGAAACTTCTTCCCATATCAATTGAACTtgctaacaaaaatattaacaaataataaaataatagaaaggCATTTTCaaaccaatgccctaaggatatctattaataaaccatttaggaatttttgtatgaaaaaaaaagctaattttttttaaccgttattttagtttttcataaatttttttcctaaaatggttGATTAATGAATGCTCAGAACCTGTTAAATggattataataatatattcttaTGGTTACTTTCAACCAATTGATTACAACATTGTGTCGACTAGCTTTTATATTCAAGGTCTCCTAGACAAAAGTGAAGAATCAATTGATTAAAATATTGTGTCAActagcttttatatatagtcaAAGTCTCCTAGACAAAAGTGAAGAGGATGTAATTTTCTAAACCTAATTTTGGTTTCTTTGACTGGTTGTCCACTAATTGTAAAACATATAACACACTCTATGCATTAGGTATGAAGATACTGTGGTATAGGTTCAAGTCCCATTAaccaatttttactttttaatcaATGGACTAATAactccaggaaaaaaaaaaatcctttatcCTGATGGCCAATCCACTTTCGACTTCGTACTGAAAATTCCAAAATGGGCAGGGCAGGATCCACTAGCTAGGACAATAAGTATAAATCAATGGTGAGAGTCTGTGAAACATAATTGGCAATGGCTTATCATAAAATGTTTATATAGCAATTGACCCCTAGACCGTCTGTCACGGCAACATAATTATCAATGGGAgaacaaaattatattaatacatttttatgaataataaGTTGGTACTTGGTACTACCGTATCTTCACTGTTAATAAGTTGACATCATCATATTTCTGCCGATCTCTATATAAAATTACCCCAAATTTTAAAGGTgtatattaaaaatttgtaaataaagATTTAAGTCGAAGCCCAACAGTAATAGCATATTTCTGTGGTGtcctatatttttgtttttttgttttttttttaaattgtgagAAACCTATATCTgtgatttaaataaatattaaatggaTGATAGTTAATGTTTCTCCAAATTTTAACAACGAAGcatatacttttcttttcttttttgagattgAAACTGTATactttattaagaaaaaatagtcATATTAGCTAAAATTACCACATTAAAATATGGAGAAACACTATCCATTCACACAGAAAAACTTGTGAGTTTGTGACATGTTTATCATAACAAGCAAGATTGTGATCTACATAATTACTTTATCATCATACATATTAAAAGCTGATGTTTTTGAAGGTTTTCGTAAGGTTAATTTGCATCTCCAATTGGTGGCTGAATGATGCAAAAGAATTTTCTTTATTTCGTAATGAGTTGATGATCACctttgaatctccctcaagaaATACTGATGTAAGACCAATCTCTTGAGCGAAAATCATAGTTCTTACAGGAGgaattatctaattggattttcatTTTGTTGATCGTGATTTTGTGgtgattatattatttgttagggCTAAATACTATTATTGAGTACCAACAGATTCTACTATAAATTCTAAGTGattaaactaaataaatcataaaaattctTACCCCGCCAAAGAAACCAAAGATAATAGATATATCAAAAGTAAATTTGTAACGTGAATAACACATATCAAATGTAACACGCTTTGGAAGTTACTATATTCAGacaaattttctcttcaaattagatttttaagttttctttatattttttttattacatgtgaattttgaaaaaaaaaaattcaagaagatcaatgatcaaatgtttaaattttaagtttttgtaatcttaaatatttatgcataaaaaattcgcttaaagatcaaatagtaattaaaatttgatttgaatgAAATTCAATGTACATATTATGAATATTAataatagttagattttcaaaatatataactatGTTAATTATTTAGCAAGAGTTGAAATACgggtttgaatttaattttttggtttttaaatttgctaggtttgtgttttgttgatcttgttgGGTTTTGCtgggtttttaatttgttgttcttgggtttggtttttatttctgtttttaattttttttatttagttaaaattaataaattgattttttttttaatttagaggcTGATGTGAAAAGCCACGTGGACACAGtagcattattttaatatttttaatttttttccgtTTGTCAACTGTGCAATTTTCGTCTCTGATGTAACGTCAGGGACTAAAACGAGACGCGTTTTCTaggatagggactaaaatcggtgaaaaaaaaaaaagttaggggcTAAAGTGGAAATCGCGTAAAAATGTAAGgattaaaatgagtttttcgccaaaataatattaacaTGAGAATTAATCTCCTTTTTCCCTCTCCCTTAGGACCAAAACTTACTTATCTGTAAATATTAGAACCAATAGTAAAGTGTGTATAATAAGTAGATAATATTGGAAGTATTATGAACAACACTACACAAAAATAATGTAGTTTTTTGGTCATCATCTAAAATCAGTCAAATGCTATCTCTATCTAAAATTTTGGCAGACAATAACTTTTCCAACAAAGTCTTCTAGACAAAAGTTTTGAAGATGTGATGTGACCCCACTTAATTTTCTTGGAAACTTCTTCCCATATCAATTGAATTTgctaacaaataataaaataatagaagaaaTTTTACTAATAAATACTTTTAtgacatatattaataaattatttttaaaaaaatttatgaaaaaaataaaaatataactttttttttttacgttgtttcaatttctcataattttttttcctaaaataattgaGTAATTAAAGGGATCATAATATAAGTTACATTGTATATGAATATCACATTATGAAAGCTAGGTTGACTAGTTCTTCTACCTCTCAAGGACAATAATATGCCTTTATGGTCACTTTCAATCAATTTATTAAATGTTGCGTCGACTAGCTTTTATAGTCAAAGTCTCCTAGACAAAAGTGCAGAGGATGTAATTTTCTAACCCTAATTTTGGTTCCTTTGACTGGTCGTCCACTAGTTGTAAAACATATAACACACTCTATGCATTAGGTCCGTACGAAGATACTGTAGTATAGATTCAAATCCTTTAGTatcttaaaacaaaatataaaaaaatcccaTGCTATAACCGTAATATTGAGAGATTAAAcgataataaaagaaaaaaaaggacttCAAGATTTATAGTTTCGAAAAATTCATGCCACCGTTCATCATAATTAATTTCAATGACATGATGTTGGGagattcttttatatatatatctatatatattgcTGTTTATAAACATTTATGCTGGGAGGTGCTTTAGGCTCTTTATGGACATTTAGGGTTCATTTGGCAGGGTgatttaagtaatatttttcagtttttaaacaaaattacacgtatttttatacatttttttactcacacgtatttttaaaaaatacaaacaacgttaccaaacaaCCTCTTATCTTTTTGGAACTACAGTGAGTCTATTCAATctagaaaacaaaatatgttaCAAAATAAGTTGTAGTTGagttcaattaatttttacccAGTACACTATCATACAATTAcggaaaattattagatactcccggaataccataaatgcgtactccctcctctcatatAAACGGTaggtcccaccatgaatttaattagtgggacccaccatttatgtgagaggagggagtacacACTTATGATACTCCGGgagtacataataatttttcatcaatcACATACTAACCCAACATTCTTTTTTAAACTAGAAAATGCCATATGGTGTTTTATAATAAGTTTTGATagaattaaattctaaaaaataataaccgGTTATGAATTATATATCTATAATTCTCTTACTCTTATCTAATTCatattaactattttttttagaaagaatatATTAACTATTCtataaatgagtttttttacTCTGGCTTGTGCGATTCAATTGTCATCAATGGTTCTTATACaagatttaataatttatatcttatTATTTAGCTTGCATTCATATTCTATCAATATTTCATGATGGAAGGTCACTTAAGGTTATCTATCTATAATCatcaatataataaaagtttaaaactcATGGTTATCATAAGCAGATATCTCACctaattgtttttcattattactttttatttttatagatataatagaatttaaatttatagtattcgctttatgataattgttttctATCATCAAGTCAAAACGCTAATCAGTTTTGATGTAagtgaaatttgaaccacaaaTCTATTATTCATCTGACAAGAAATTTTACCTGTTGAGTTAATTAGATCCCACACTCTTAACTAATTCTAAGGTATACTTCTTGTGTGGAGTAAAATgacccaagtgggcatttgggcctttgggctctagcaaggagggccgatctgctCTTGAACTAAGAAGTGATTAGTactacgaatcggcccatacgccgagagtccgaggatacagccgagggcaagtttctcctcggacaaatccaagagaacttGGAGATTCACTACTAAAGGCGAGACAAAATTCTGGAaggactgttggttaaaagggggaaaccctgaaccttctagaggCACCAGTGTTAGAGAAAATATCaggagcaaaggctgccacctccacattaaagactctgcacctacctccctggccgcattaatggggaagtgacccctgaacagtagggctgaaacttctagtcactgttcaaaaaagCATCAgggaaagaagtatttaaggggggcgAAGGCCAAAAAGAAGGGGGCAGTCTGtaacgaagaaagaaattaagaattgtaatctttaagaaagaaagagaaataatacagggaaagtcctcggcttacgtccgaggaggtctatttgcaattgtCGTTTAtcatttacaagtgtttgtaacttttagcctgttatcaagtcctcagtacctctaacctagatttcaagcccacactctacaaatttcattgtttaaggctcattgggcctgagcccgtagttgtctttgggtctaggtgcaattctgcacttacaattggcgccgtctgtgggaaatccagtctagaaggagttgggacactatggcaggcctaggctcacatcatgcagagtctcaaggatcacaacctaaggatcttttcgagcgtcttgagcgtcgaagggatcgtgagggaagtgtccatacggAATACCccagggctagccatactcatggcgggggtagcgccacccatgaggatggtgctaaagccatgcaggaGGAGATTagtcgtttgaagagaaagctgCGCTGTGCCAGACGTAggccttcaccgtcctcgtctagtccTTCTTCAAGGGAGGTCCGAGGAGGTAGTTACAGCTCTAGGTCATGCTTACCCCCCAGCGCgatgtcctcttgtgaggaggacgaccagccagctcgcagacacaagaaactcccttccaggggcttggggaacgatgctatgagtcgggcgttgcaccaactctccaaatctccattctcacggaggattgagaaggggaggctccctaggaggtttacccagcccacctttaccatctacaatggccggactgatccggtggagcacgtgagtcactttaaccagaggatggcggtgcactctcataacgagaccctgatgtgtaaggttttcccctctagcttgggacctgttgctatg comes from Castanea sativa cultivar Marrone di Chiusa Pesio chromosome 3, ASM4071231v1 and encodes:
- the LOC142626867 gene encoding LOW QUALITY PROTEIN: receptor-like protein 7 (The sequence of the model RefSeq protein was modified relative to this genomic sequence to represent the inferred CDS: inserted 1 base in 1 codon), which codes for MWKMNQYLPLFLIAFCLFFTSHSQTTSNTSSQQRCLPDQSSALLQLRQEFVEKRTYPDDYYGVSYPKMKSWKADSDCCSSWDGVTCDAHNGHVIGLDLSNSWLCGPLKSNSSLFRLRHLRKLNLALNNFSSSTTIPSEFGQLVRLTHLNLSWSFLHGRIPSEISWLSNLVSLDLSFNYFQYFVAAGYDYKYLKVRRNDLEAFVQNVTYLRELHLDYVNISSSLPQSLANLSSLTSLSLRYCNLLGEFPSTIFLLPKIQAIDVSGNYILTGFLPNFQSGSSLKQLRLSSTNFSGELLDAIGNLKSLNFLDLSQTYFSRELPKSIGNLESLSHLDLSRAIFLGVLPNSIGNLKSLSHLDLSSTNFHGELPKSICNLKSLSYLDLSRTNFFGELPNSIGNLKSLSHLDLSWANFSGELPNSIGNLKSLSHLDLGSTNFSGKLPDSIGNLNSLNYLDLGHSKFSGEIPPSIGNLSQLTYLPLFESNFHGQLPSTLGNLAKLTSLDLRNSLFSGQVPSSLGNLTQLEKLLLLNNNFEGKFPISLTNITKLIRIDISGNHLKGSIPSEISRLTNLSSLYLSQNSLTGAIPSVLYTMPSLYVLFLHQNQLTGPLQFQNISSSQLNSLALGGNKLDGPVPRSISNFTKLQLLHLSSIKLKDKMELNIFFQVKELQSLYLSGNNLFVSKENINSTHHKFLDLLLSSCNLREFPDFLKAQNELSALDLSNNKIEGTIPKWFCNVGKETLQFLNLSFNLLSGFEQPLKVLPWKFIQYLDLRSNMLQGSLPIPPLSTSFFXASNNNLTGKIPQMICNVSSLQVLDISNNRLNGHIPHCLGHFSSFLLVLNMRNNCFQGSIPKTFIKGCTLMTLDFSHNQIQGKIPRSLVQCRMLEVLNLGNNNMNDAFPFWLQSLPELRILVLHANRFHGPIWNPHTRFGFSKLHVIDLSHNNFSGRLPSEYFRTWNAMQMVPAKDKAQPEYMTIQSNYYYEDSMTVVNKGIEIFLVKILTIFTAIDLSNNRFYGEIPNSVGNLKGLIVLNLSSNSFMGHIPSSLGNLIALESLDLSQNELAGEIPQQLISLTFLEYLNLSHNQLVGPIPQGGQFWTFEIFSFEGNLGLCGSPLPKKCGNNETPTCETSQESSIVEGFDWKVVVIGYACGLKIGLVIGYFTTSRRTVWFVRNFGVHLRS